The bacterium genome includes a region encoding these proteins:
- a CDS encoding Gfo/Idh/MocA family oxidoreductase has product MSKVKLAIIGCGGMAGSHVNGLKALWEAGLKDIEVVACCDMAVDKAQAMAKDLAAFQGTTPAVFSDMDEMLAKAGDVNAVDICTLHRNHHGIAKACFEAGKHVTMEKPLALTLRAGKIILDAADKAGTVFQVLE; this is encoded by the coding sequence ATGAGTAAAGTCAAGTTAGCCATTATTGGCTGTGGCGGAATGGCCGGATCTCACGTTAACGGCTTAAAAGCTTTGTGGGAAGCTGGTTTAAAGGATATTGAAGTCGTAGCTTGCTGTGATATGGCAGTGGATAAAGCGCAAGCGATGGCAAAGGATCTGGCGGCATTTCAGGGTACAACCCCGGCCGTCTTTAGCGATATGGATGAAATGCTGGCGAAGGCGGGGGATGTCAACGCGGTTGATATCTGCACCCTTCACCGCAATCACCATGGCATCGCTAAAGCCTGTTTTGAGGCTGGCAAGCATGTAACGATGGAAAAGCCCCTGGCGCTGACCCTGCGCGCAGGCAAGATTATTTTGGATGCGGCCGATAAAGCCGGTACAGTATTCCAGGTTCTGGAG